DNA sequence from the Sulfurimonas sp. HSL3-7 genome:
CGTTCATCTTCGATATTCTTTTTCAGCATCGCCGTGTTTGTCATGATCGTGTTGATAGGCAGATTAAGCTCGTGCAGTATCTCTCTGGAAAAATGCTCCAGCTGATCAAAATGTTCGCGCAGCGGCTCGATGGAGAGTTTGGCTATCGCAACACCGGCGATCAGTACAAGCGCCGTTATGATCGAGACAAGGTAGGGTGGAGAAACCGCCTCCTGCAGGTAGGCGAAGAGCGAGATGATCAGCAGTGTCGTGATCACAAAAAAGACAAGGATGACGATCTCAACATTACGAAACAAGACGATACCCGATCCCGCGGACATTTTGGATCTCAACCGTTGAAAGTTCCTGCTTAAGACGGTTGATATAGACACGGATGGCCCCGTCGCTCACCCCTTCTTCCGTACTCCAAAGCGCATCGATGATCATCTCTTTGCTGACCGTTTTATCGCTGTTATCGATAAAAAGAGCAAGCAGTATGTACTCTTTTTTAGAGAGCACAAGTTCCTTACGGTCTTCATAGATCATATGCCGCTCACGATCTATGCAGAGTGTCCCGGTACATACTTTTGATTTCCCTTGGGAACGGCGCAGCAACGCCTTTATACGCAGAAGCAGTTCATCCGTGTCAAAAGGCTTTTTAAGATAATCATCCGCCCCGTTTGCAAACCCCTCAAGCATCACTTCCTTCTCCTGGTGCGAGGTCAGATAGATCGCCGGGGTAAAATCATCAGCGTTTCGCAGTTCGCTCAGCAGGGTCAGCCCGTTGATCAGAGGAACATTGATATCAAACACATAGAGATCGAATTTAGATGCATAGGAGAGGTCCAGAGCCTCTTGTCCGTTCTTGCACCACTGCACATTATATCCCTCTTCATCAAGCAGGTCTTCGAGGGTCTCGCCCAAAAGAAGGTCATCTTCAAGCAGCAGAATATCAGACAAGAAACACTCCCTTGCAATCTACATGCAACGCAGTAGCAATCCGGTGATGGGCATAGACGTCAATCATGTATCTTCCTGCTTTCTCTAGAGTACGTCTTCTATGCTCCAGCCGATGGTCTTGCCGGCATACATCGGCACGACATCGCCGTATTTGGCAGGAACAGTGAATGGTTTCTCTTCCAAGACAACCTCTTTGAACTCAGGACAGATGCCGTAGATGCTCTGCGCATTGTCCGAAACAAAGCTCTGAAGATTGTCAAGTTTGCCGTGTTTGTCAAAAAGTTCGCAAAGCAGCTGCAGTGCGATCGGTGCGGTAAAGACGCCGGCACCGCATCCGCAAGACTCTTTTGCATGCTGCGGGTGCGGTGCGGAGTCCGAACCGAACATCACTTTCGGATGGGCGTTCAGTGCGAGCTCCAGCAGTGCCTCTCTGTCTTCCGGACGCTTGGCGATCGGCTTGCAGAAAAGGTGCGGCTGCAGCATACCGCCTGCCACATCGTCAAGAGTGATAAGCAGATGGTGCACCGTGATCGTCGCATAGAGGTTCGGAAACTTATCGAGCAGATCAACCGCTGCTTTGGTGGTAATATGTTCCATCACGATCTTAAGATCGGGAAAATTGCTCGCCAGCAGTTCATAGATACTCATAAACTCCTTCTCTCTGTCCATCACGAAGCCGGCCGTCTCGCCATGCACCAACAACGGGATATCCATACGTGCCATCGCTTCCAGTGTCGGCCGCATCGCCTCAAGGTTAAAATCTTTCACGCCCCCTTCCGAGTTGGTCGTGATACCTGCCGGGTAGAGTTTGATCCCGAAAATGAGATCCCGGACCTCTTCCAGATACTCTTCGCTGTAATTGTCATAGAAAATCGTCATAAAAGGTTCGAAATCGCCGCCGCCGATGAGCGCTTCGTCCTCATCCTCGTCAAAGGAAAAGTCTTCGATCTCATCCTCGTTGATCCCCAGACCGCATGCAAACATAATGCGTTCTCTATAAGCTTTGACCTGTTCTCTGGTCTTGACAGGCGGTACCAGGTTCGGCATGACCACGGCGCCCGAAAAGGTATACGAAGTGAGTTTGGCTACATTCTGCAGCATCTCGCCATCACGCAGGTGAACATGCATATCCAGAGGCATCAGTAAAGAGTGTGTTTTCATCATCTATCCTAAATAGTTTATTGTTACGGTTCCGACAGAACCCGATATAACGACCATGGCCAATAACGGCATCACCTTATAGAGCTGAGACAGGCCAAGAAGCGGTTTTCCGTCAATGAAGATACCCAATTGTACCGCGGTGACCATAAGAGACGCCATAATATTCATCCCGACCACCGTAGTGAGCAGAAGGTACCAGGGTTCGCTGAGAGAGCCGAATAAAACGATTACGGCAAGAGCCGTGTTGGCAAAGAACCCTTCAAGTGTTGTGCCGACGGCTTTTTTTTCCAGCTTTCTGCGTACGCGGAAGATCTTGAAATAGAGCAGACCCAGAAACAGGGTAGGATAAAACAGCATCGGTTATAGACTCTCTTTCGCACTGTCGATTAACCGGTTCAAGGCCTCTTCGTAGCGCTTTGCTTCCGACAGTTCTGTTGATTCAAAACGGGTTACGAGTACCGGCGTTGTATTGCTGGCACGTACCAGTCCCCACCCTTTGTCAAAAATGACCCGGACACCGTCGACTTCGATAATATCCTTGATATGCGGGAAATCTTCAGGGGGCTGCTTCAACGCATTTTTGACGGCATCCATCAATTTGAACTTCTCCTGTTCGGTTGTTTCGACCTTGATCTCTTCGGTGGAAAAGACCTGGGGCAGTTTTGCAAGTTCCGCATCTGGATCGATGCCGTCTTGGATAAGCTCTAGCATACGCAGCGTTGCATAGATCGCATCGTCATAACCGAAGTAACGGTTTTTAAAGAAGATGTGGCCGCTCACTTCGCACGCCAGGTCGGCGTCAAGCTCTTTCATCTTCACTTTGATGTTGGAGTGGCCCGTCTTGTACATCACCGCATTGACACCGCGTCTCGCAAACTCGTCATACATCACCTGCGAACACTTCACTTCGCCGATCACCGTCGGGTTCTCGATCTTCATGGCATAGAGCAAGGCCATCTGATCACCCTTGATGTTGTTCTGATGCGTCAATACAGCAATACGGTCGGCATCGCCGTCGTAGGCAAAGGCGATATCCCCCTCCTCTTCCAACAGCTTTTTAATGTCTGCAAGGTTGTGTTCATCAGACGGATCGGGATGGTGGTTCGGGAAGGTCCCGTCGGGATCGACATAGATCCCTTTGGCATTAAGCGCCAGCCCGTCAAAGATATCTTTGATGGCAACGCCGGCGACACCGTTTCCGCAGTCATAGACGATACGCTCGTTCATCCCTTTGAGATGTGCAAATTCTCTGATCATGTAGGCTTTATAGCGTTCAAGCGCATCGATCTCTTTGACACGGCGCTCCGCTTTGGACGGAAACGCCATCGTATCGATCTCCCGACCGAGCGCATAGATCTGCTCTCCGAAGAAAGGGGCTTGACCGATGGTGATCTTGAAACCATTATACTCAGGGGGGTTATGCGAACCGGTGATCATGATCGACGCCGTCGGAGTAACGCCGTCGAACGCCTGATAGTTGGCAAAGTAGTTCACCGGTGTGGGGACCAATCCCATCCCCAAGACCGTTTTGCCGCCTGCGTTGAGACCTGCCACCA
Encoded proteins:
- the pyrC gene encoding dihydroorotase; translation: MKTHSLLMPLDMHVHLRDGEMLQNVAKLTSYTFSGAVVMPNLVPPVKTREQVKAYRERIMFACGLGINEDEIEDFSFDEDEDEALIGGGDFEPFMTIFYDNYSEEYLEEVRDLIFGIKLYPAGITTNSEGGVKDFNLEAMRPTLEAMARMDIPLLVHGETAGFVMDREKEFMSIYELLASNFPDLKIVMEHITTKAAVDLLDKFPNLYATITVHHLLITLDDVAGGMLQPHLFCKPIAKRPEDREALLELALNAHPKVMFGSDSAPHPQHAKESCGCGAGVFTAPIALQLLCELFDKHGKLDNLQSFVSDNAQSIYGICPEFKEVVLEEKPFTVPAKYGDVVPMYAGKTIGWSIEDVL
- a CDS encoding phosphomannomutase/phosphoglucomutase, coding for MSIYREYDIRGIFEKELNEDTVTKIGFALSAHIEGDYVAVGYDARAHSPVLFEYLVAGLNAGGKTVLGMGLVPTPVNYFANYQAFDGVTPTASIMITGSHNPPEYNGFKITIGQAPFFGEQIYALGREIDTMAFPSKAERRVKEIDALERYKAYMIREFAHLKGMNERIVYDCGNGVAGVAIKDIFDGLALNAKGIYVDPDGTFPNHHPDPSDEHNLADIKKLLEEEGDIAFAYDGDADRIAVLTHQNNIKGDQMALLYAMKIENPTVIGEVKCSQVMYDEFARRGVNAVMYKTGHSNIKVKMKELDADLACEVSGHIFFKNRYFGYDDAIYATLRMLELIQDGIDPDAELAKLPQVFSTEEIKVETTEQEKFKLMDAVKNALKQPPEDFPHIKDIIEVDGVRVIFDKGWGLVRASNTTPVLVTRFESTELSEAKRYEEALNRLIDSAKESL
- a CDS encoding response regulator transcription factor, whose amino-acid sequence is MSDILLLEDDLLLGETLEDLLDEEGYNVQWCKNGQEALDLSYASKFDLYVFDINVPLINGLTLLSELRNADDFTPAIYLTSHQEKEVMLEGFANGADDYLKKPFDTDELLLRIKALLRRSQGKSKVCTGTLCIDRERHMIYEDRKELVLSKKEYILLALFIDNSDKTVSKEMIIDALWSTEEGVSDGAIRVYINRLKQELSTVEIQNVRGIGYRLVS